The Apium graveolens cultivar Ventura chromosome 11, ASM990537v1, whole genome shotgun sequence genome has a window encoding:
- the LOC141696322 gene encoding uncharacterized protein LOC141696322, with protein MKSYALENDNKIDVYVHHSNEEELVPFEDQIVQRSEGDDSNNVGDWSDEIDDYDFVDSDYSMTDDDLLFSKNIDEEWNGLVERGVDMEGEYDSDDLESLADHENEDANPTEKRRKAFLVLKEKENPKWGLGMIFTNNRQYREAIPNHSATEGRVIRFRKSDRTRVRAVCQPPCPWTLFASLNFDKSMQIKFVRPDHTCAREKYLPEFRINPHMPIKAFHKTVLKDLQIDFKHHILRKATRKCMKMINGSQEEQFQKLWDYKTELLKKNPNSTVEIEIDPVQIWISDLPLPEHEGTFKRMYICLDGLKLGFKVGCRKVLGFDGCHLKTAYKAYVVVEVERLDSWRWFVALVGNDLDVGAGEGWTLISDRQKGLLNVIDEMLPMTEHMFYVRYMHKNFKGKFPGRSLKDKLWSCARDSNVEAFEKTMGTIKEENEEAWKWLTEVPFHHWTRSHFRNDSKCYLLLNNMYESFNRCILRAREEGVLVMLEMIREYLMRRLHNKREEMEAWGDRKLTPKITSLVEKYKKWSGGCYSTYAGYDQFEVTTVNGSKYAVDIGHRSCGCKRWDLSGIPCHHGVDCLNILGANVDEYVDPIYVWKIKKRHTLELFI; from the exons ATGAAGTCTTATGCCTTAGAGAATGATAATAAAATAGATGTGTATGTGCACCATTCGAATGAGGAAGAATTAGTGCCATTTGAAGATCAAATTGTTCAAAGGAGTGAAGGAGATGACAGCAATAATGTTGGAGATTGGAGTGATGAAATTGATGATTATGACTTTGTTGATAGTGACTACTCAATGACAGATGATGACCTTCTTTTTTCTAAGAATATTGATGAGGAGTGGAATGGATTG GTTGAGAGGGGTGTGGACATGGAGGGTGAATATGACAGTGATGATCTGGAGAGTTTGGCGGACCATGAAAATGAAGATGCCAATCCGACTGAGAAGAGGAGAAAAGCATTTTTAGTGTTAAAAGAGAAAGAAAACCCAAAGTGGGGACTTGGAATGATATTCACTAATAATAGACAGTACAGGGAGGCAATACCGAATCATAGTGCTACTGAGGGGAGGGTTATAAGATTCAGGAAAAGTGACAGAACTAGGGTCAGGGCTGTGTGTCAACCACCATGTCCTTGGACCTTATTTGCTTCATTAAATTTTGACAAAAGCATGCAAATAAAATTTGTGAGACCAG ACCATACATGTGCTAGAGA AAAATACCTCCCAGAGTTCAGAATTAATCCTCACATGCCAATCAAAGCCTTTCACAAGACTGTGTTAAAGGATTTGCAGATAGATTTCAAACATCATATTCTCAGAAAAGCAACAAGAAAGTGCATGAAGATGATAAATGGATCCCAGGAAGAGCAGTTCCAGAAGCTATGGGATTATAAAACAGAGTTGTTGAAGAAGAATCCCAACTCCACAGTTGAGATTGAAATAGACCCAGTTCAGATATGGATTAGTG atcTACCTCTTCCAGAACATGAAGGCACCTTCaagaggatgtatatatgctTAGATGGTCTAAAGCTTGGTTTTAAGGTTGGATGCAGAAAAGTTCTTGGATTTGATGGATGCCACTTAAAAACTGCTTACAAAG CCTATGTTGTGGTTGAAGTAGAAAGATTGGATTCTTGGAGGTGGTTTGTGGCTTTGGTGGGTAATGATTTAGATGTAGGTGCTGGGGAGGGTTGGACTTTAATTAGTGATAGACAGAAGGGGTTACTTAATGTCATTGATGAGATGTTACCTATGACTGAGCATATGTTTTATGTCAGATATATGCATAAAAATTTCAAGGGTAAATTCCCAGGTAGGTCACTTAAGGACAAGTTGTGGAGTTGTGCTAGGGACTCAAATGTAGAAGCATTTGAAAAAACAATGGGTACAATAAAGGAGGAGAATGAAGAGGCTTGGAAATGGTTGACTGAAGTTCCATTTCACCACTGGACAAGGTCACACTTCAGGAATGATTCAAAGTGTTACCTTTTATTAAACAACATGTATGAAAGTTTTAATAGGTGTATCTTGAGGGCTAGGGAAGAAGGTGTTTTAGTGATGTTAGAAATGATTAGAGAATATCTAATGAGGAGGTTGCATAACAAGAGGGAAGAAATGGAGGCTTGGGGAGATAGAAAGCTTACACCAAAGATAACCTCTTTGGTTGAGAAATACAAAAAATGGAGTGGAGGCTGTTACTCTACATATGCAGGCTATGACCAGTTTGAGGTAACAACGGTGAATGGGTCAAAGTATGCAGTAGACATTGGTCATAGAAGTTGTGGTTGCAAGAGGTGGGATCTTAGTGGCATACCATGTCACCATGGTGTTGATTGTCTGAACATATTGGGGGCTAATGTTGATGAATATGTTGATCCTATATATGTGTGGAAAATTAAAAAAAGGCATACTCTGGAATTATTTATCTAA